One window of the Shimwellia blattae DSM 4481 = NBRC 105725 genome contains the following:
- a CDS encoding maltose/glucose-specific PTS transporter subunit IIC encodes MMQMFSSTSSGAWFEKAQRFGRSFMLPIAVLPAAGLLLGIGGALSNPNTLMAYPFLDIDWLQATFTIMTCAGSIVFANLPVLFAVGIAVGLAKTDKGTAGLAALLAFLVMNSTINALLMLNGALVFENAGAVGQGMTLGIQTLETGVFGGVVIGLVTCVLHSRFNKVSLPQFLGFFSGSRFVPIISSFAAIVVGAVMTVVWPHFQKLIFGLGGLVDATGYLGTLLYGFILRMLGPLGLHHIFYLPFWTTALGGSEIVNGQLVEGTQRIFFAQLSDPSTQQFYVGISRFMSGRFITMMFGLLGACLAMYHTARPENRKLVAGLLLSAALTSFLTGITEPIEFSFLFVAPVLYVIHAFLDGLAFMMAHILHITIGQTFSGGLIDFLLFGVLQGEAKTNWMYVPMVGIPWFFLYYFIFRYLINRFNWLTPGRENVILAKSGLPQIERAAAVIAGLGGKENLEEVDCCATRLRVTVKEGRKVDEEALKATGAHGVIIRGNGVQVIYGPHVTIIKNEIEEVLS; translated from the coding sequence ATGATGCAAATGTTTAGTAGTACCTCATCTGGGGCATGGTTTGAAAAGGCACAGCGGTTTGGCAGATCGTTCATGCTGCCGATTGCGGTATTGCCCGCTGCGGGGTTGTTGTTAGGGATTGGTGGCGCACTGTCGAATCCAAACACATTGATGGCTTATCCGTTTTTGGATATCGACTGGTTGCAGGCAACCTTTACGATAATGACCTGCGCAGGTTCTATAGTGTTTGCCAACCTGCCAGTGCTCTTTGCTGTGGGGATCGCTGTGGGGCTAGCAAAAACGGATAAAGGCACCGCCGGGCTTGCAGCATTATTGGCGTTTCTGGTGATGAATTCCACCATCAATGCCTTATTGATGCTTAACGGAGCGTTGGTATTCGAGAATGCCGGTGCTGTAGGCCAGGGGATGACGCTGGGCATTCAGACGCTGGAAACAGGTGTATTTGGTGGGGTGGTTATTGGGCTGGTCACTTGCGTGCTGCATAGCCGTTTCAATAAAGTCTCACTCCCTCAGTTCCTTGGTTTTTTTAGTGGTTCACGCTTTGTACCAATTATTAGCTCCTTTGCCGCGATAGTGGTAGGGGCGGTCATGACGGTGGTTTGGCCGCATTTCCAGAAACTCATTTTTGGACTGGGTGGTTTGGTGGATGCGACAGGTTACCTGGGTACACTGTTGTACGGCTTCATCCTGCGTATGCTCGGCCCACTGGGTTTACACCATATCTTTTATTTGCCGTTCTGGACGACAGCGCTGGGCGGTAGTGAAATCGTCAATGGTCAATTAGTAGAAGGTACGCAACGGATTTTCTTTGCCCAACTTTCGGATCCCAGTACACAGCAGTTCTATGTGGGGATTTCACGCTTTATGTCCGGACGCTTCATTACTATGATGTTTGGTCTGCTTGGTGCATGCCTGGCGATGTATCATACTGCCAGGCCGGAAAACAGAAAACTTGTCGCCGGTCTGCTGTTGTCTGCGGCCCTGACCTCTTTCCTGACAGGGATCACTGAGCCTATAGAGTTTTCATTCTTGTTTGTGGCACCCGTGTTATATGTTATTCACGCCTTCCTCGATGGTCTGGCGTTTATGATGGCTCATATTTTACATATCACTATTGGGCAAACTTTTTCGGGAGGGCTTATCGATTTCCTCCTTTTCGGCGTTCTACAGGGGGAGGCTAAAACTAACTGGATGTACGTCCCCATGGTGGGGATACCATGGTTCTTCCTTTACTACTTCATTTTTCGTTATTTGATTAATCGTTTTAACTGGCTTACTCCCGGGCGTGAAAATGTAATCCTGGCTAAATCCGGTCTGCCACAAATTGAACGCGCAGCAGCAGTAATCGCCGGGCTGGGAGGCAAAGAGAATCTGGAAGAGGTGGATTGTTGCGCCACACGCTTACGCGTGACGGTAAAGGAGGGTCGCAAGGTAGATGAAGAGGCACTGAAAGCGACGGGGGCACATGGCGTAATTATTCGTGGCAATGGGGTTCAGGTGATTTATGGCCCGCATGTCACCATCATTAAAAACGAAATCGAAGAGGTTTTATCGTAA
- the cysJ gene encoding NADPH-dependent assimilatory sulfite reductase flavoprotein subunit, producing MTTQVPPLPLQPLSAEQLARLQGATADLSPLQLAWISGYFWGIASPQAGNTTAPVVNASAGPASVTVISASQTGNARRVSEALRDDLQQAGLAVNLVSAADYKFKQIAQEKLLVIVTSTQGEGEPPEEAIALHKYLFSKKAPQLRDTAFAVLGLGDSSYEFFCQSGKDFDNKLAELGAERLLDRVDADVDFQEAAQQWRARLTGVLKSRAGSPAPVAAPVTGSASQASTTHYTRENPLVATLAVNQKITGRHSEKDVRHLEIDLGDSGLHYQPGDALGVWYQNDPALVQELVELAWLTGDEPVEVSGKTLPLREALQWHFELTVNTPLIVENYATLTRSESLLAMVGDKAQLQQYAATTPLVDMVRFAPAQLDARALTGLLRPLTPRLYSIASSREEVENEVHITVGVVRYEIEGRARTGGASGFLADRLEEDGEVRVFIEHNDNFRLPADPQTPVIMIGPGTGIAPFRAFMQQRAAQGATGNNWLFFGNPHFTEDFLYQVEWQRYVKDGVLSRIDLAWSRDQKQKIYVQDKLREQGAELWRWINNGAHIYVCGDASRMAKDVEQALLDVIADQGAMDAGAADEFLSELRIERRYQRDVY from the coding sequence ATGACAACACAGGTCCCCCCATTACCGCTGCAGCCGCTGAGTGCGGAACAGCTGGCGCGGCTGCAAGGCGCAACCGCAGATCTCTCCCCCTTACAGCTGGCCTGGATATCCGGTTATTTCTGGGGCATAGCCAGCCCGCAGGCAGGCAACACCACGGCCCCGGTAGTCAACGCCAGCGCCGGGCCCGCTTCTGTTACCGTGATTTCCGCCTCCCAGACCGGCAATGCCCGCCGGGTCTCTGAGGCCCTGCGGGACGATTTACAGCAGGCGGGCCTGGCGGTGAACCTGGTCAGTGCGGCGGACTATAAATTCAAACAGATCGCCCAGGAAAAGCTACTGGTTATCGTGACCTCTACCCAGGGGGAAGGGGAGCCGCCGGAAGAGGCGATCGCGCTGCACAAATATTTATTCTCGAAAAAAGCGCCTCAGCTGCGTGATACGGCCTTTGCGGTGCTGGGCCTGGGGGATTCGTCTTACGAATTCTTCTGCCAGTCCGGCAAAGACTTTGACAACAAACTGGCTGAGCTGGGGGCGGAACGCCTGCTTGATCGCGTAGACGCGGATGTGGATTTCCAGGAGGCGGCACAGCAGTGGCGCGCCCGGTTAACCGGGGTGCTGAAATCCCGCGCCGGGAGCCCGGCACCGGTGGCAGCGCCGGTCACCGGCAGCGCCAGCCAGGCCAGCACCACGCACTATACCCGGGAAAATCCGCTGGTAGCAACCCTGGCGGTCAACCAGAAAATTACCGGTCGCCACTCTGAAAAAGACGTGCGCCACCTGGAGATTGATCTCGGTGATTCCGGCCTGCACTACCAGCCCGGTGATGCGCTCGGGGTCTGGTATCAGAACGACCCGGCCCTGGTTCAGGAGCTGGTGGAGCTTGCCTGGCTGACCGGGGATGAGCCCGTTGAGGTGAGCGGCAAAACCCTGCCCCTGCGGGAAGCACTCCAGTGGCACTTTGAGCTGACGGTGAACACGCCGCTTATCGTGGAAAACTACGCCACGCTGACCCGTAGCGAGTCGCTGCTGGCGATGGTTGGCGATAAAGCGCAACTGCAACAGTATGCCGCAACCACACCGCTGGTGGATATGGTGCGCTTTGCGCCAGCCCAGCTGGATGCCCGGGCACTCACGGGCCTGCTGCGCCCGCTGACGCCGCGCCTCTATTCTATTGCCTCCTCCCGGGAGGAGGTGGAAAACGAAGTGCATATCACGGTCGGCGTGGTGCGTTATGAGATTGAAGGCCGTGCCCGCACCGGCGGGGCGTCTGGTTTCCTGGCCGACCGGCTGGAAGAGGACGGCGAAGTGCGCGTGTTCATTGAACACAATGACAATTTCCGCTTACCGGCGGATCCGCAGACCCCGGTGATTATGATTGGCCCGGGCACCGGCATTGCCCCCTTCCGCGCGTTTATGCAGCAGCGTGCCGCGCAGGGGGCGACCGGGAATAACTGGCTGTTCTTCGGTAACCCGCATTTTACCGAGGATTTTCTCTACCAGGTGGAGTGGCAGCGCTACGTCAAAGACGGGGTGCTGAGCCGTATCGATCTGGCCTGGTCGCGGGATCAAAAACAAAAAATCTATGTTCAGGACAAACTGCGCGAGCAGGGGGCTGAACTGTGGCGCTGGATCAACAACGGTGCCCACATTTATGTCTGCGGAGACGCCAGCCGTATGGCGAAAGACGTTGAACAGGCATTACTGGACGTGATTGCTGACCAGGGCGCGATGGACGCCGGGGCGGCAGATGAATTTTTAAGTGAGCTGCGCATTGAGCGCCGATATCAGCGGGATGTCTACTAA
- a CDS encoding MurR/RpiR family transcriptional regulator — protein MSENENLLLRLRQSVDGYSRTQQKLGEFVLSDPAKVVYLTITELARESSTSEASVTRLCRALGCKGYNEFKMALALDIQQSQPVYQPEDEIDSVVSESVQALRDTTRLLDRALLENAALALHHAQSVQIYGVAASAILGEYLHYKMLRFGKPAQLFSDMHRAAMNATTLSKDALVVAISSSGSTRDLLHVVKLARKRSVPILALSNTPQSPLASLSDIQLVAAKPEGPLSAGALNTKVGVMLLIELLTTSLIAIDKHYNDISQQTASSTLPLLL, from the coding sequence ATGTCAGAAAATGAAAACCTGCTACTGAGATTGCGCCAGAGCGTTGACGGATATAGCCGAACACAACAGAAGCTGGGAGAGTTTGTGCTCAGCGATCCGGCAAAAGTTGTCTACCTGACGATTACCGAACTGGCGCGTGAAAGCAGCACCAGCGAGGCGAGTGTCACACGTCTGTGTCGGGCTCTGGGGTGTAAAGGCTACAACGAATTCAAGATGGCACTAGCGCTTGATATTCAGCAAAGTCAACCCGTATATCAACCTGAAGACGAGATCGATAGCGTTGTCAGTGAATCGGTTCAGGCTTTGCGGGACACCACGAGGCTTCTCGACCGGGCATTGTTGGAGAATGCAGCTCTGGCGCTTCACCATGCACAATCTGTTCAAATTTATGGTGTAGCTGCCAGCGCTATTTTAGGTGAATATTTACATTACAAAATGCTTCGCTTTGGTAAGCCAGCTCAGCTTTTCAGCGATATGCATCGTGCGGCAATGAACGCCACCACGCTTTCAAAAGACGCTCTGGTCGTCGCGATATCCAGTTCCGGTTCAACACGCGATTTACTCCACGTCGTTAAATTAGCGCGTAAAAGGAGCGTTCCTATACTGGCACTTAGTAATACTCCCCAAAGCCCTTTGGCCTCTCTTAGCGATATCCAACTTGTTGCTGCAAAACCAGAAGGTCCACTAAGCGCTGGTGCCCTAAATACCAAAGTTGGGGTCATGCTGCTTATTGAGCTACTCACCACATCCCTTATCGCTATCGATAAACACTATAATGACATCAGCCAGCAAACAGCCAGTTCAACACTGCCACTTCTGCTGTGA
- the queD gene encoding 6-carboxytetrahydropterin synthase QueD — translation MATTLFKDFTFEAAHRLPHVPEGHKCGRLHGHSFMVRLEITGEVDPYTGWVVDFAELKAAFKPTLDRLDHYYLNEIPGLENPTSEVLAKWIWDRLQPVMPLLSAVMVKETCTAGCIYRGES, via the coding sequence ATGGCAACTACCCTGTTTAAAGATTTCACATTTGAAGCCGCTCACCGCCTGCCCCATGTGCCGGAAGGCCATAAATGCGGTCGCCTTCATGGCCACTCTTTTATGGTTCGTCTGGAGATAACCGGCGAGGTGGATCCGTACACCGGCTGGGTTGTCGATTTCGCTGAGCTGAAAGCGGCGTTTAAGCCCACCCTGGACCGGCTGGATCACTACTATCTGAATGAGATCCCGGGCCTTGAAAACCCCACCAGCGAAGTGCTGGCGAAATGGATCTGGGATCGTCTGCAACCGGTGATGCCGCTGCTCAGCGCGGTGATGGTCAAAGAGACCTGCACCGCTGGCTGCATCTACCGTGGCGAGTCATAA
- the queE gene encoding 7-carboxy-7-deazaguanine synthase QueE, whose translation MQYPINEMFQTLQGEGYFTGVPAIFIRLQGCPVGCAWCDTKHTWETREDREVSLFSILAKTRESDKWGNASAEDLLAIIGRQGWTARHVVITGGEPCIHDLTPLTALLEQQGFICQIETSGTHEVRCTPGTWVTVSPKVNMRGGYDVLTQALHRADEIKHPVGRVRDIEALDELLEVITDDKQRIIALQPISQKEDATRLCIETCIARNWRLSVQTHKYLNIA comes from the coding sequence ATGCAGTACCCGATAAACGAGATGTTCCAGACCCTGCAGGGCGAGGGTTACTTTACCGGCGTTCCGGCCATTTTTATTCGCTTACAGGGATGCCCGGTGGGGTGTGCGTGGTGCGATACCAAACACACCTGGGAAACACGTGAAGATCGGGAAGTGTCTCTGTTCAGTATTCTGGCAAAGACCCGGGAAAGCGATAAGTGGGGCAACGCCAGCGCAGAGGATCTGCTGGCGATCATTGGCCGCCAGGGCTGGACGGCCCGGCACGTGGTGATAACCGGCGGCGAGCCCTGCATTCACGATCTGACACCGCTCACTGCGCTGCTGGAGCAGCAGGGCTTTATTTGCCAGATTGAAACCAGCGGCACCCACGAAGTGCGCTGCACGCCGGGCACCTGGGTGACGGTTTCACCGAAGGTGAATATGCGCGGTGGTTACGATGTGCTGACCCAGGCCCTGCACCGGGCCGATGAGATAAAACATCCGGTTGGCCGGGTGCGGGATATTGAAGCGCTGGACGAACTGCTGGAAGTGATCACCGACGATAAACAGCGCATCATCGCTCTGCAGCCCATCAGCCAGAAAGAAGATGCCACCCGCCTGTGTATTGAGACCTGCATTGCCCGCAACTGGCGGCTCTCGGTGCAGACCCACAAATACCTCAATATCGCCTGA